One genomic region from Xiphophorus couchianus chromosome 21, X_couchianus-1.0, whole genome shotgun sequence encodes:
- the csrnp1b gene encoding cysteine/serine-rich nuclear protein 1b, producing the protein MTGLLKRKFEEVDEDPCYSSPSPSSLSSACSGWDSEGESCYSDTLDSNPSNPCSPVTNFNTTSILKKSKRARRGNVTFDQVTVFFFPRCQGFTSVPSRGGCSLGMMQRHSVRRSYTLAEFAAEQRVLRREKFLNRLREEKLEAMKMKLTKNGTQECEEADRLTLDDIPEQDIDISSANLDEGSFLQPFPSKKRYALLKAAGVKKIDKEEKRQLHELRLSRENCGCDCQGFCEPETCSCSLAGIKCQMDHSSFPCGCTKDGCGNTEGRIEFNSNRVQTHYIHTIMKLELEKRLEEQSSTEEEEEENTTDANTQLPAVPSFPFSSELMAGGENSCSSDMTDSSDSSGQSEDSEAGESQCKHHSQLEVDEKGLSRILSFNDTNSGDSEDKDSKNTRCPNQQKQQPTTEAFSSFSIVDFADENDNIDAALLESTDSHTDNRAMAISELLDENANQGNGIFHSCSVPHTPSPSIDRSASYDMDLSLSSESDLEFFDGFPCLGPSSLYNSLKEYEHMDNYFQFQLPSYPSFPAASDTGTCLLESLIGLSESVPEPPATFTDNQLMEEAMKLSVMESVKV; encoded by the exons ATGACTGGGCTTCTGAAGAGGAAGTTTGAGGAGGTGGACGAGGACCCATGCTACTCGTCTCCCTCGCCCTCTTCCCTCTCTTCCGCCTGCTCGGGCTGGGACTCGGAGGGGGAGAGCTGTTACTCGGACACCCTGGATTCCAATCCCAGCAACCCGTGCTCCCCAGTAACAAATTTCAACA CAACATCCATTCTGAAGAAATCCAAAAGGGCACGTCGGGGCAACGTCACATTCGACCAGGTGACTGTGTTCTTCTTCCCACGGTGCCAGGGCTTCACCAGTGTTCCCAGTCGAGGAGGCTGCAGCCTTGGCATGATGCAGCGCCACAGCGTGCGGCGTTCATACACTCTTGCAGAATTTGCTGCGGAACAACGGGTCCTGCGCAGGGAAAAATTCCTCAATAGGCTTCGGGAAGAGAAGCTGGAAGCTATGAAAATGAAG CTGACAAAAAACGGAACCCAGGAATGCGAGGAGGCAGATCGGCTTACATTAGACGACATCCCCGAGCAAGACATAGACATCAGCAGTGCCAACCTGGACGAGGGCTCTTTCCTCCAGCCATTCCCATCTAAGAAACGTTATGCACTGCTCAAAGCAGCTGGTGTGAAGAAGATCGACAAGGAGGAGAAGAGACAGCTGCACGAGCTCAGGCTCTCCAGGGAGAACTGCGGTTGTGACTGCCAGGGTTTCTGCGAGCCTGAAACGTGCAGCTGCAGCCTTGCGGGCATCAAATGtcag ATGGATCACTCTTCTTTCCCATGTGGCTGCACCAAAGACGGCTGTGGCAACACAGAGGGCCGAATTGAGTTCAACTCTAACCGTGTACAGACGCATTACATCCACACTATAATGAagctggagctggagaagaGGCTGGAGGAGCAGTCCagcacagaggaagaggaggaggaaaacacTACAGACGCAAACACCCAGCTACCAGCGGTGCCCTCCTTCCCTTTCAGCTCAGAGCTGATGGCAGGCGGAGAGAACAGCTGCAGCAGTGACATGACGGACTCATCGGACTCATCTGGTCAGAGTGAGGACTCTGAGGCAGGCGAGAGCCAGTGCAAGCATCACAGCCAGCTGGAGGTCGACGAGAAAGGTCTGAGCCGGATATTGAGTTTCAACGATACGAATAGCGGGGATAGCGAGGATAAGGACAGTAAAAACACTCGTTGCCCAAATCAACAGAAGCAACAGCCAACAACAGAGGCATTCAGTAGCTTCAGCATTGTGGACTTTGCtgatgaaaatgacaacataGATGCTGCGCTGTTGGAATCCACAGACAGTCACACAGACAATCGAGCAATGGCCATTTCAGAACTCTTGGATGAAAACGCCAACCAGGGAAACGGCATTTTCCACAGCTGCAGCGTCCCGCACACGCCTTCTCCCAGCATTGATCGCTCGGCGAGCTACGATATGGACCTGAGCCTCTCCTCGGAGTCAGACCTGGAGTTCTTTGATGGCTTCCCGTGCTTGGGGCCCAGCTCGCTTTATAATTCCCTGAAGGAGTACGAGCACATGGACAACTATTTCCAGTTTCAGCTGCCTAGCTACCCCAGTTTTCCCGCAGCGAGCGACACGGGGACCTGCCTGCTGGAATCTCTGATTGGCCTCTCAGAATCCGTCCCAGAGCCCCCTGCTACATTTACGGACAATCAGCTGATGGAGGAAGCCATGAAACTGTCTGTGATGGAGTCTGTGaaagtttga